The following proteins are co-located in the Neomonachus schauinslandi chromosome 8, ASM220157v2, whole genome shotgun sequence genome:
- the CUTA gene encoding protein CutA isoform X1: MRGERVPAILLGGGAALLLSLLWMPALLPVASRLLLLPRALLSMASGNPPSQPSPAPSSGYVPGSVSAAFVTCPNEKVAKEIARAVVEKRLAACVNLIPQITSIYEWKGKIEEDSEVLMMIKTRSSMVPALTDFVRSVHPYEVAEVIALPVEQGNAPYLHWVHQVTESVSDSSTVLP; this comes from the exons ATGAGGGGGGAGCGGGTTCCCGCAATCCTGCTCGGCGGAGGG GCCGCTCTGCTCCTGTCGCTTCTTTGGATGCCGGCGCTGTTGCCTGTGGCCTCCCGCCTTCTCTTGCTACCCCGAGCTCTGCTGTCCATGGCTTCAGGAAACCCCCCGTCCCAGCCCTCGCCCGCCCCGAGCTCCGGCTATGTTCCCGGCTCGGTCTCTGCAGCCTTTGTCACCTGCCCCAACGAGAAGGTCGCCAAGGAGATCGCCAG GGCTGTGGTGGAGAAGCGCCTGGCAGCCTGCGTTAACCTCATCCCTCAGATTACATCCAT CtatgagtggaaaggaaagattgAGGAGGACAGTGAGGTGCTGATG ATGATTAAAACCCGAAGTTCCATGGTTCCAGCTTTGACAGATTTTGTTCG TTCTGTGCACCCTTACGAAGTGGCTGAGGTGATTGCATTGCCTGTGGAGCAGGGGAATGCCCCATACCTGCATTGGGTGCACCAGGTTACAGAGTCAGTTTCCGACTCCAGCACAGTCCTACCGTGA
- the CUTA gene encoding protein CutA isoform X2: protein MPALLPVASRLLLLPRALLSMASGNPPSQPSPAPSSGYVPGSVSAAFVTCPNEKVAKEIARAVVEKRLAACVNLIPQITSIYEWKGKIEEDSEVLMMIKTRSSMVPALTDFVRSVHPYEVAEVIALPVEQGNAPYLHWVHQVTESVSDSSTVLP from the exons ATGCCGGCGCTGTTGCCTGTGGCCTCCCGCCTTCTCTTGCTACCCCGAGCTCTGCTGTCCATGGCTTCAGGAAACCCCCCGTCCCAGCCCTCGCCCGCCCCGAGCTCCGGCTATGTTCCCGGCTCGGTCTCTGCAGCCTTTGTCACCTGCCCCAACGAGAAGGTCGCCAAGGAGATCGCCAG GGCTGTGGTGGAGAAGCGCCTGGCAGCCTGCGTTAACCTCATCCCTCAGATTACATCCAT CtatgagtggaaaggaaagattgAGGAGGACAGTGAGGTGCTGATG ATGATTAAAACCCGAAGTTCCATGGTTCCAGCTTTGACAGATTTTGTTCG TTCTGTGCACCCTTACGAAGTGGCTGAGGTGATTGCATTGCCTGTGGAGCAGGGGAATGCCCCATACCTGCATTGGGTGCACCAGGTTACAGAGTCAGTTTCCGACTCCAGCACAGTCCTACCGTGA
- the PHF1 gene encoding PHD finger protein 1 isoform X3 — MAQPPRLSRSGAPPLWDPASPAPTSGPRPRLWEGQDVLARWTDGLLYLGTIKKVDSAREVCLVQFEDDSQFLVLWKDISPAALPGEELLCCVCRSETVVPGNRLVSCEKCRHAYHQDCHVPRAPAPGEGEGTSWVCRQCVFAIATKRGGALKKGPYARAMLGMKLSLPYGLKGLDWDAGHLSNRQQSYCYCGGPGEWNLKMLQCRSCLQWFHEACTQCLSKPLLYGDRFYEFECCVCRGGPEKVRRLQLRWVDVAHLVLYHLSVCCKKKYFDFDREILPFTSENWDSLLLGELSDTPKGERSSKLLSALNSHKDRFISGREIKKRKCLFGLHARIPPPVEPLTGDGAPTSFPSGQGPGGGVSRPLGKRRRPEPEPLRRRQKGKMEELGPPSAVRNQPEPQEQRERARLQRALQASVSPPPPSPNQSYQGSSGYNFRPTDARCLPRSPLELHIGFPTDIPKSAPHSMTASSSSVPAPTPGLPRRSATPSPLCRSLSPGTGGGVRGGVGYLSRGDPVRVLARRVRPDGSVQYLVEWGGGGIF; from the exons ATGGCACAGCCCCCCCGGCTGAGCCGCTCTGGTGCCCCCCCACTTTGGGACCCagcctcccctgctcccacctcaGGCCCCAGGCCTCGACTTTGGGAGGGTCAAGATGTGCTGGCCAGGTGGACGGATGGGCTGCTATACTTGGGGACCATCAAGAAG GTGGACAGTGCTCGGGAGGTGTGTCTGGTCCAGTTTGAGGATGATTCCCAGTTTCTGGTTCTATGGAAAGACATCAGCCCCG CTGCCCTCCCCGGGGAGGAACTTCTCTGCTGTGTCTGTCGATCTGAGACTGTGGTCCCTGGGAACCGGCTGGTCAGCTGTGAGAAGTGTCGCCACG CTTATCACCAGGACTGCCACGTTCCAAGGGCCCCAGCCCCTGGAGAAGGAGAGGGCACATCCTGGGTCTGCCGCCAGTGTGTCTTCGCCATTGCCACCAAG AGGGGGGGTGCACTGAAGAAGGGCCCCTATGCCCGggccatgctgggcatgaagctgTCACTGCCATATGGACTAAAGGGGCTAGACTGGGATGCTGGACATCTGAGCAACCGGCAGCAGAGCTACTGTTACTGTGGTGGCCCCGGGGA GTGGAACCTGAAGATGCTGCAGTGCCGGAGCTGCCTGCAGTGGTTCCATGAGGCCTGCACCCAGTGTCTGAGCAAGCCCCTCCTCTACGGGGACAG GTTCTATGAGTTCGAATgctgtgtgtgtcgggggggccCTGAGAAGGTCAGGAGGCTACAGCTTCGCTG GGTGGACGTGGCCCATCTTGTCCTCTATCACCTCAGCGTTTGCTGtaagaaaaaatactttgattttgaCCGTGAGATCCTCCCCTTCACCTCTGAGAATTGGGACAGTTTGCTCCTCGGGGAG CTCTCAGACACTCCCAAGGGAGAACGTTCTTCCAAACTCCTCTCTGCTCTCAACAGCCACAAGGACCG TTTCATTTCAGGAAGGGAGATTAAGAAGAGGAAATGCTTGTTTGGTCTCCATGCTCGGATCCCTCCCCCTGTGGAGCCCCTTACTGGAGATGGAGCCCCCACCAG CTTCCCTTcagggcagggccctgggggaggggtctcACGTCCCCTGGGGAAGCGCCGGAGGCCGGAGCCAGAGCCCctgaggaggaggcagaaggggaaAATGGAGGAGCTGGGGCCACCCTCAGCAGTGCGCAATCAGCCCGAGCCCCAGGAGCAAAGGGAGCGGGCTCGTCTGCAGAGGGCACTGCAG GCCTCAGTGTCtccaccaccccccagccctaACCAGAGTTACCAGGGCAGCAGCGGCTACAACTTCCGGCCCACAGACGCCCGCTGCCTGCCCAG GTCACCCCTGGAACTTCACATTGGTTTCCCCACAGACATCCCTAAAAGTGCCCCCCACTCGATGACTGCCTCATCTTCCTcagtcccagcccccaccccaggtcttCCTAGACGCTCAGCAACCCCTTCTCCCCTGTGCCGTAGTTTGTCTCCTGGGACTGGGGGAGGAGTCCGAGGTGGGGTTGGCTACCTGTCCCGAGGGGACCCTGTCCGGGTCCTTGCTCGGAGAGTACGGCCTGATGGTTCTGTGCAGTACCTGGttgagtggggaggtgggggcatcTTCTGA
- the PHF1 gene encoding PHD finger protein 1 isoform X2 gives MAQPPRLSRSGAPPLWDPASPAPTSGPRPRLWEGQDVLARWTDGLLYLGTIKKVDSAREVCLVQFEDDSQFLVLWKDISPAALPGEELLCCVCRSETVVPGNRLVSCEKCRHAYHQDCHVPRAPAPGEGEGTSWVCRQCVFAIATKRGGALKKGPYARAMLGMKLSLPYGLKGLDWDAGHLSNRQQSYCYCGGPGEWNLKMLQCRSCLQWFHEACTQCLSKPLLYGDRFYEFECCVCRGGPEKVRRLQLRWVDVAHLVLYHLSVCCKKKYFDFDREILPFTSENWDSLLLGELSDTPKGERSSKLLSALNSHKDRFISGREIKKRKCLFGLHARIPPPVEPLTGDGAPTSFPSGQGPGGGVSRPLGKRRRPEPEPLRRRQKGKMEELGPPSAVRNQPEPQEQRERARLQRALQASVSPPPPSPNQSYQGSSGYNFRPTDARCLPSPIRMFASFHPSASTAGTSGDGEPPDRSPLELHIGFPTDIPKSAPHSMTASSSSVPAPTPGLPRRSATPSPLCRSLSPGTGGGVRGGVGYLSRGDPVRVLARRVRPDGSVQYLVEWGGGGIF, from the exons ATGGCACAGCCCCCCCGGCTGAGCCGCTCTGGTGCCCCCCCACTTTGGGACCCagcctcccctgctcccacctcaGGCCCCAGGCCTCGACTTTGGGAGGGTCAAGATGTGCTGGCCAGGTGGACGGATGGGCTGCTATACTTGGGGACCATCAAGAAG GTGGACAGTGCTCGGGAGGTGTGTCTGGTCCAGTTTGAGGATGATTCCCAGTTTCTGGTTCTATGGAAAGACATCAGCCCCG CTGCCCTCCCCGGGGAGGAACTTCTCTGCTGTGTCTGTCGATCTGAGACTGTGGTCCCTGGGAACCGGCTGGTCAGCTGTGAGAAGTGTCGCCACG CTTATCACCAGGACTGCCACGTTCCAAGGGCCCCAGCCCCTGGAGAAGGAGAGGGCACATCCTGGGTCTGCCGCCAGTGTGTCTTCGCCATTGCCACCAAG AGGGGGGGTGCACTGAAGAAGGGCCCCTATGCCCGggccatgctgggcatgaagctgTCACTGCCATATGGACTAAAGGGGCTAGACTGGGATGCTGGACATCTGAGCAACCGGCAGCAGAGCTACTGTTACTGTGGTGGCCCCGGGGA GTGGAACCTGAAGATGCTGCAGTGCCGGAGCTGCCTGCAGTGGTTCCATGAGGCCTGCACCCAGTGTCTGAGCAAGCCCCTCCTCTACGGGGACAG GTTCTATGAGTTCGAATgctgtgtgtgtcgggggggccCTGAGAAGGTCAGGAGGCTACAGCTTCGCTG GGTGGACGTGGCCCATCTTGTCCTCTATCACCTCAGCGTTTGCTGtaagaaaaaatactttgattttgaCCGTGAGATCCTCCCCTTCACCTCTGAGAATTGGGACAGTTTGCTCCTCGGGGAG CTCTCAGACACTCCCAAGGGAGAACGTTCTTCCAAACTCCTCTCTGCTCTCAACAGCCACAAGGACCG TTTCATTTCAGGAAGGGAGATTAAGAAGAGGAAATGCTTGTTTGGTCTCCATGCTCGGATCCCTCCCCCTGTGGAGCCCCTTACTGGAGATGGAGCCCCCACCAG CTTCCCTTcagggcagggccctgggggaggggtctcACGTCCCCTGGGGAAGCGCCGGAGGCCGGAGCCAGAGCCCctgaggaggaggcagaaggggaaAATGGAGGAGCTGGGGCCACCCTCAGCAGTGCGCAATCAGCCCGAGCCCCAGGAGCAAAGGGAGCGGGCTCGTCTGCAGAGGGCACTGCAG GCCTCAGTGTCtccaccaccccccagccctaACCAGAGTTACCAGGGCAGCAGCGGCTACAACTTCCGGCCCACAGACGCCCGCTGCCTGCCCAG TCCCATCCGGATGTTCGCTTCCTTCCACCCCTCTGCCAGCACCGCAGGGACCTCTGGGGATGGTGAACCCCCAGACAG GTCACCCCTGGAACTTCACATTGGTTTCCCCACAGACATCCCTAAAAGTGCCCCCCACTCGATGACTGCCTCATCTTCCTcagtcccagcccccaccccaggtcttCCTAGACGCTCAGCAACCCCTTCTCCCCTGTGCCGTAGTTTGTCTCCTGGGACTGGGGGAGGAGTCCGAGGTGGGGTTGGCTACCTGTCCCGAGGGGACCCTGTCCGGGTCCTTGCTCGGAGAGTACGGCCTGATGGTTCTGTGCAGTACCTGGttgagtggggaggtgggggcatcTTCTGA
- the PHF1 gene encoding PHD finger protein 1 isoform X1, producing the protein MAQPPRLSRSGAPPLWDPASPAPTSGPRPRLWEGQDVLARWTDGLLYLGTIKKVDSAREVCLVQFEDDSQFLVLWKDISPAALPGEELLCCVCRSETVVPGNRLVSCEKCRHAYHQDCHVPRAPAPGEGEGTSWVCRQCVFAIATKRGGALKKGPYARAMLGMKLSLPYGLKGLDWDAGHLSNRQQSYCYCGGPGEWNLKMLQCRSCLQWFHEACTQCLSKPLLYGDRFYEFECCVCRGGPEKVRRLQLRWVDVAHLVLYHLSVCCKKKYFDFDREILPFTSENWDSLLLGELSDTPKGERSSKLLSALNSHKDRFISGREIKKRKCLFGLHARIPPPVEPLTGDGAPTSFPSGQGPGGGVSRPLGKRRRPEPEPLRRRQKGKMEELGPPSAVRNQPEPQEQRERARLQRALQASVSPPPPSPNQSYQGSSGYNFRPTDARCLPSSPIRMFASFHPSASTAGTSGDGEPPDRSPLELHIGFPTDIPKSAPHSMTASSSSVPAPTPGLPRRSATPSPLCRSLSPGTGGGVRGGVGYLSRGDPVRVLARRVRPDGSVQYLVEWGGGGIF; encoded by the exons ATGGCACAGCCCCCCCGGCTGAGCCGCTCTGGTGCCCCCCCACTTTGGGACCCagcctcccctgctcccacctcaGGCCCCAGGCCTCGACTTTGGGAGGGTCAAGATGTGCTGGCCAGGTGGACGGATGGGCTGCTATACTTGGGGACCATCAAGAAG GTGGACAGTGCTCGGGAGGTGTGTCTGGTCCAGTTTGAGGATGATTCCCAGTTTCTGGTTCTATGGAAAGACATCAGCCCCG CTGCCCTCCCCGGGGAGGAACTTCTCTGCTGTGTCTGTCGATCTGAGACTGTGGTCCCTGGGAACCGGCTGGTCAGCTGTGAGAAGTGTCGCCACG CTTATCACCAGGACTGCCACGTTCCAAGGGCCCCAGCCCCTGGAGAAGGAGAGGGCACATCCTGGGTCTGCCGCCAGTGTGTCTTCGCCATTGCCACCAAG AGGGGGGGTGCACTGAAGAAGGGCCCCTATGCCCGggccatgctgggcatgaagctgTCACTGCCATATGGACTAAAGGGGCTAGACTGGGATGCTGGACATCTGAGCAACCGGCAGCAGAGCTACTGTTACTGTGGTGGCCCCGGGGA GTGGAACCTGAAGATGCTGCAGTGCCGGAGCTGCCTGCAGTGGTTCCATGAGGCCTGCACCCAGTGTCTGAGCAAGCCCCTCCTCTACGGGGACAG GTTCTATGAGTTCGAATgctgtgtgtgtcgggggggccCTGAGAAGGTCAGGAGGCTACAGCTTCGCTG GGTGGACGTGGCCCATCTTGTCCTCTATCACCTCAGCGTTTGCTGtaagaaaaaatactttgattttgaCCGTGAGATCCTCCCCTTCACCTCTGAGAATTGGGACAGTTTGCTCCTCGGGGAG CTCTCAGACACTCCCAAGGGAGAACGTTCTTCCAAACTCCTCTCTGCTCTCAACAGCCACAAGGACCG TTTCATTTCAGGAAGGGAGATTAAGAAGAGGAAATGCTTGTTTGGTCTCCATGCTCGGATCCCTCCCCCTGTGGAGCCCCTTACTGGAGATGGAGCCCCCACCAG CTTCCCTTcagggcagggccctgggggaggggtctcACGTCCCCTGGGGAAGCGCCGGAGGCCGGAGCCAGAGCCCctgaggaggaggcagaaggggaaAATGGAGGAGCTGGGGCCACCCTCAGCAGTGCGCAATCAGCCCGAGCCCCAGGAGCAAAGGGAGCGGGCTCGTCTGCAGAGGGCACTGCAG GCCTCAGTGTCtccaccaccccccagccctaACCAGAGTTACCAGGGCAGCAGCGGCTACAACTTCCGGCCCACAGACGCCCGCTGCCTGCCCAG cagTCCCATCCGGATGTTCGCTTCCTTCCACCCCTCTGCCAGCACCGCAGGGACCTCTGGGGATGGTGAACCCCCAGACAG GTCACCCCTGGAACTTCACATTGGTTTCCCCACAGACATCCCTAAAAGTGCCCCCCACTCGATGACTGCCTCATCTTCCTcagtcccagcccccaccccaggtcttCCTAGACGCTCAGCAACCCCTTCTCCCCTGTGCCGTAGTTTGTCTCCTGGGACTGGGGGAGGAGTCCGAGGTGGGGTTGGCTACCTGTCCCGAGGGGACCCTGTCCGGGTCCTTGCTCGGAGAGTACGGCCTGATGGTTCTGTGCAGTACCTGGttgagtggggaggtgggggcatcTTCTGA
- the KIFC1 gene encoding kinesin-like protein KIFC1 yields MRGTAEKTPLSLESPLSGFQKRQAVPNVPKSGEKCQNDWGRGRCGHSHIRGRAPATTFPELYPEFNSAERRRATNRNHYDPVEGATARSRAEVQRDDGYRRGGWRRLEFKSGGCGTRLVAPRSPERACFVSRAGERTRVPGARAPCPLPLCSPGACGTELDMEPQRSPLLEVRGNVELKRPLVKAPSRLPLPGTRFKRGPDQMEDALEPEKKRTRGLDTVTKIATSHPRAPALTARPQTQGQTTAPKVPKNSGPRCSTAIATVLKNQKPGPAVPAQKPAGRSAAPPMVGGKKPTKRPAWDLKGQLCDLNAQLKCFRERTQTLNQENLQLQDQLEEAQQQAQALGAECRTLEGELARLQAQAEQGQQELGNLRAHVLELEEQLGTKEGLVQELQKEQLGLQAERRGLAARLEEQERRLQASEAALSGSQAEVACLRQEAAAQAAALVEQGERLHGLEMERRRLHNQLQELKGNIRVFCRVRPVLPGEPTPSPGFLLFPSGPGGPSDPPTRLSVSRSDDRRGTLSGAPAPTTRHDFSFDRVFPPGSGQDQVFEEIAMLVQSALDGYPVCIFAYGQTGSGKTFTMEGGPGGDPQVEGLIPRALRHLFSVAQELGGQGWTYSFVASYVEIYNETVRDLLATGTRKGQGGECEIRRAGPGSEELTVTNARYVPVSCEKEVEALLHVARQNRAVARTSQNERSSRSHSVFQLQISGEHAGRGLQCGAPLSLVDLAGSERLDPGLALGPGERERLRETQAINSSLSTLGLVIMALSNKESHIPYRNSKLTYLLQNSLGGSAKMLMFVNISPLEENVSESLNSLRFASKVNQCVIGTAQANRK; encoded by the exons ATGAGGGGGACTGCAGAGAAAACTCCTCTGAGCCTCGAATCCCCACTGTCGGGCTTCCAGAAGCGCCAAGCCGTACCCAACGTCCCTAAGTCTGGTGAAAAATGCCAAAATgactggggaaggggcagatgcGGCCACTCCCACATTCGCGGGAGGGCTCCTGCTACCACTTTCCCGGAGCTTTACCCGGAGTTCAACTCCGCGGAGAGGCGCCGCGCCACCAACCGCAATCACTACGATCCAGTCGAGG GCGCTACAGCTAGGAGCCGAGCGGAAGTGCAGCGCGACGACGGCTAcaggaggggagg GTGGCGGCGGTTGGAATTCAAAAGTGGCGGGTGTGGCACCCGGCTGGTAGCCCCCCGGAGCCCGGAGCGCGCGTGCTTTGTGTCGCGAGCCGGCGAGAGAACGCGGGTCCCGGGAGCCCGGGCGCCGTGTCCTCTTCCATTGTGCTCGCCTGGCGCGTGTGGTACGGAACTGGACATGGAGCCGCAG AGGTCCCCCTTGTTGGAAGTGAGGGGGAACGTAGAGCTGAAGAGGCCCCTGGTCAAGGCTCCTTCTCGGCTGCCTCTACCGGGAACCAGGTTTAAGAGGGGGCCTGACCAGATGGAGGATGCCTTAGAGCCTGAGAAG AAAAGGACACGAGGACTGGATACAGTGACCAAAATTGCCACGTCCCACCCCAGAGCACCTGCCCTCACTGCAAGACCACAGACACAAGGCCAGACCACAG CTCCAAAAGTTCCCAAGAATTCAGGACCCCGATGTTCCACAGCTATTGCCACAG TGTTGAAGAATCAGAAACCAGGCCCTGCCGTTCCTGCCCAGAAGCCTGCAGGTAGGT CGGCTGCCCCTCCCATGGTGGGAGGGAAGAAACCCACCAAACGTCCGGCCTGGGACTTAAAGGGTCAGTTATGTGACCTGAATGCCCAGCTGAAGTGCTTCCGTGAGAGGACTCAGACTTTGAACCAGGAGAACCTACAACTGCAGGACCAACTCGAGGAGGCCCAGCAAcaggcccaggccctgggggcagAGTGCAGGACACTGGAAGGGGAGTTGGCCAGGCTGCAGGCCCAGGCTGAGCAGGGTCAGCAGGAGTTGGGGAACCTCAGGGCCCATGTCCTAGAGCTGGAAGAGCAGCTGGGCACAAAGGAAGGCTTGGTGCAAGAGCTCCAGAAAGAACAGTTGGGATTGCAGGCGGAGCGAAGGGGACTGGCCGCCCGGCTGGAGGAGCAGGAG AGGAGGCTGCAGGCCTCAGAAGCAGCTCTGTCAGGCAGCCAAGCGGAGGTGGCATGTCTGCGTCAGGAGGCTGCAGCGCAGGCGGCCGCACTGGTGGAGCAAGGAGAACGTCTGCATGGGCTAGAGATGGAGCGCCGGCGACTCCACAACCAGCTACAGGAACTCAAAGGCAATATCCGTGTGTTCTGCCGGGTCCGCCCTGTCCTTCCAGGGGAGCCCACCCCGTCCCCAGGCTTCCTCCTGTTTCCCTCTGGCCCTGGCGGGCCCTCCGATCCTCCAACCCGCCTCAGTGTCTCCCGGTCTGACGATCGTCGTGGGACCCTGAGTGGGGCGCCGGCCCCCACCACCCGCCACGACTTCTCCTTCGACCGGGTATTCCCACCAGGGAGTGGACAGGACCAAGTGTTTGAGGAGATTGCCATGCTTGTCCAGTCAGCCCTGGATGGCTACCCAGTGTGCATCTTTGCCTATGGCCAGACAGGCAGTGGCAAGACCTTCACCATGGAGGGCGGGCCTGGGGGAGACCCCCAGGTGGAGGGCCTGATCCCTCGGGCCCTGCGGCACCTCTTCTCTGTGGCCCAGGAGCTGGGCGGCCAGGGCTGGACCTACAGCTTTGTGGCAAGCTACGTAGAGATCTATAATGAGACTGTCCGAGACCTGCTGGCCACGGGGACCCGGAAGGGCCAGGGCGGTGAGTGTGAGATTCGCCGGGCAGGGCCGGGGAGTGAGGAGCTCACTGTCACCAATGCCCGCTATGTTCCTGTGTCCTGTGAGAAAGAG GTGGAGGCCCTGCTCCACGTGGCCCGCCAGAACAGGGCGGTGGCCCGCACGTCGCAGAACGAGCGCTCATCACGCAGTCACAGCGTGTTCCAGCTCCAGATCTCTGGGGAGCACGCCGGGCGGGGCCTGCAGTGTGGGGCCCCCCTCAGCCTTGTGGACCTGGCTGGGAGTGAGCGGCTGGACCCTGGCTTAGCCCTTGGCCCTGGGGAACGGGAACGCCTTCGGGAAACACAAGCCATTAACAGCAGCCTGTCCACCCTGGGGCTGGTCATCATGGCCCTGAGCAACAAG GAGTCCCACATTCCTTACCGGAACAGCAAACTCACCTACCTGCTGCAGAATTCTCTGGGTGGCAGCGCTAAGAT GCTCATGTTCGTGAACATTTCCCCCCTAGAAGAGAACGTCTCTGAGTCCCTCAACTCCCTACGCTTTGCCTCCAAG GTGAACCAGTGTGTTATTGGTACGGCCCAGGCCAACAGGAAATGA